The following proteins are encoded in a genomic region of Choloepus didactylus isolate mChoDid1 chromosome Y, mChoDid1.pri, whole genome shotgun sequence:
- the RPA4 gene encoding LOW QUALITY PROTEIN: replication protein A 30 kDa subunit (The sequence of the model RefSeq protein was modified relative to this genomic sequence to represent the inferred CDS: inserted 1 base in 1 codon; deleted 2 bases in 1 codon; substituted 1 base at 1 genomic stop codon), with product MSGFGSFGSNSAVGGASGGNNQPCEGSTDPAATAGRSKARIQDLIPCCVNQLLTSXMVDNVFKIRGIAIFQVSVVGIIRQAXWTPHYILYKIDDMTSRPIEVRQWGGRDKAKQGLTLLPVGVYAKVFGILKCSAETKSLEVLKIRVLEDIKEFTTHILETVNAHMILDKARQAAIGDSAPVFPPGMDDARDYGKYRLIFIRKEVLRLIHECPRPEGKSLRELQAELRSLSIRAIKQAIDYLTVEGHIYSTVDAEHFKSTD from the exons ATGAGTGGGTTTGGGAGCTTTGGCAGCAACTCTGCTGTGGGTGGAGCCAGCGGAGGCAACAACCAACCATGTGAAGGAAGCACGGATCCTGCTGCTACGGCCGGAAGGTCCAAGGCTCGGATCCAGGACCTTATACCTTGTTGTGTAAACCAGCTGCTGACCT ATATGGTGGACAATGTGTTCAAGATTAGGGGAATTGCGATTTTCCAGGTCTCTGTCGTAGGGATAATCAGACAGGCATAGTGGACTCCACACTACATTCTTTACAAAATAGATGATATGACCTCGAGGCCTATCGAGGTCCGGCAGTGGGGTGGCAGAGATAAAGCAAAGCAGGGGCTGACTCTCCTTCCAGTGGGAGTCTATGCCAAAGTGTTTGGTATCCTCAAATGTTCTGCTGAAACAAAGAGCCTTGAAGTATTGAAGATCCGGGTCCTGGAGGACATAAAAGAGTTCACCACACATATTCTGGAAACAGTCAATGCACACATGATACTGGATAAAGCCCGCCAAGCGGCCATT GGGGATAGTGCGCCTGTCTTCCCACCAGGAATGGATGATGCTCGAGATTATGGCAAATACCGCCTCATCTTCATTCGGAAAGAAGTGCTGCGTTTGATTCACGAGTGCCCTCGACCGGAAGGAAAGAGCCTTCGGGAGCTCCAGGCAGAGCTTCGCAGCCTGAGTATCAGGGCCATCAAGCAAGCAATTGATTACCTGACCGTCGAGGGCCATATCTATTCCACTGTGGATGCGGAGCATTTTAAATCCACTGACTGA